In a genomic window of Gossypium arboreum isolate Shixiya-1 chromosome 9, ASM2569848v2, whole genome shotgun sequence:
- the LOC108463562 gene encoding protein phosphatase inhibitor 2-like, whose product MKGSIRRVRWNEEKLKEIEANKPVRQKITEPKTPYHPMIDDDDVSLSPVRHVFNDCIDDMDAKKLCPALKDVASPSRKTTGCSAGWTSLGDDANAVAHEEDSETDQSGRNFKEQRKSHYDEFFKIKELRQKGSFLEDEHDRVEDDLSSSLSSGVKDIGVEEGTATLP is encoded by the exons ATGAA GGGTAGCATTAGGCGTGTAAGATGGAATGAGGAAAAACTTAAGGAAATTGAAGCAAATAAACCTGTAAGGCAGAAAATAACTGAACCCAAGACGCCGTACCACCCTatgattgatgatgatgatg TGTCTTTGTCTCCTGTAAGACATGTTTTCAATGATTGTATCGATGATATGGATGCAAAAAAATTATGCCCTGCTTTGAAGGATGTGGCTTCCCCTAGTAGAAAAACAACTGGGTGCTCAGCTGGCTGGACATCTTTGGGTGATGACGCTAATGCTGTGGCTCACGAAGAAG ATTCTGAAACAGATCAAAGTGGTAGGAACTTTAAGGAGCAACGAAAATCACACTATGATGAATTTTTCAAGATAAAGGAATTGCGACAGAAGGGCTCTTTCCTTGAGGACGAACATGATAGGGTGGAGGATGATCTATCTTCATCTTTAAGCTCTGGTGTGAAAGACATTGGTGTAGAGGAAGGTACTGCCACTTTGCCCTGA